A genome region from Prionailurus bengalensis isolate Pbe53 chromosome B4, Fcat_Pben_1.1_paternal_pri, whole genome shotgun sequence includes the following:
- the ZNF740 gene encoding zinc finger protein 740 isoform X2: protein MKEASLLACEGLAGVSLVPTAASKKMMLSQIASKQAENGERAGSPDVLRCSSQGHRKDSDKSRSRKDDDSLAEASHSKKTVKKVVVVEQNGSFQVKIPKNFICEHCFGAFRSSYHLKRHILIHTGEKPFECDICDMRFIQKYHLERHKRVHSGEKPYQCERCHQCFSRTDRLLRHKRMCQGCQSKTSDGQFSL from the exons ATGAAGGAG GCAAGTCTCCTGGCTTGTGAAGGCCTAGCAGGTGTGAGTTTGGTTCCCACTGCAGCCAGCAAGAAGATGATGCTGAGCCAGATTGCCAGCAAGCAGGCCGAGAATGGAGAACGGGCAGGTAGCCCTGATGTGCTGAGGTGCTCGAGTCAG GGCCACCGAAAAGACAGCGATAAGTCCCGTAGTCGCAAAGATGATGACAGCTTGGCTGAGGCCTCTCATTCAAAGAAGACTGTTAAAAAG GTGGTGGTAGTGGAACAAAATGGTTCTTTTCAAGTAAAGATTcccaaaaattttatttgtgaacACTGCTTTGGAGCCTTTAGGAGCAGTTACCACCTCAAGAGGCACATCCTAATTCATACTG GTGAGAAGCCATTTGAGTGTGATATATGTGATATGCGCTTCATCCAGAAATACCACCTGGAGCGTCACAAGCGTGTGCACAGTGGCGAAAAGCCCTACCAGTGTGAACGGTGTCATCAG tgTTTTTCTCGGACAGATCGATTACTCAGACACAAACGGATGTGCCAAGGGTGCCAGTCCAAGACTTCCGACGGGCAGTTTTCTCTATAG
- the ZNF740 gene encoding zinc finger protein 740 isoform X1 → MAQASLLACEGLAGVSLVPTAASKKMMLSQIASKQAENGERAGSPDVLRCSSQGHRKDSDKSRSRKDDDSLAEASHSKKTVKKVVVVEQNGSFQVKIPKNFICEHCFGAFRSSYHLKRHILIHTGEKPFECDICDMRFIQKYHLERHKRVHSGEKPYQCERCHQCFSRTDRLLRHKRMCQGCQSKTSDGQFSL, encoded by the exons ATGGCTCAG GCAAGTCTCCTGGCTTGTGAAGGCCTAGCAGGTGTGAGTTTGGTTCCCACTGCAGCCAGCAAGAAGATGATGCTGAGCCAGATTGCCAGCAAGCAGGCCGAGAATGGAGAACGGGCAGGTAGCCCTGATGTGCTGAGGTGCTCGAGTCAG GGCCACCGAAAAGACAGCGATAAGTCCCGTAGTCGCAAAGATGATGACAGCTTGGCTGAGGCCTCTCATTCAAAGAAGACTGTTAAAAAG GTGGTGGTAGTGGAACAAAATGGTTCTTTTCAAGTAAAGATTcccaaaaattttatttgtgaacACTGCTTTGGAGCCTTTAGGAGCAGTTACCACCTCAAGAGGCACATCCTAATTCATACTG GTGAGAAGCCATTTGAGTGTGATATATGTGATATGCGCTTCATCCAGAAATACCACCTGGAGCGTCACAAGCGTGTGCACAGTGGCGAAAAGCCCTACCAGTGTGAACGGTGTCATCAG tgTTTTTCTCGGACAGATCGATTACTCAGACACAAACGGATGTGCCAAGGGTGCCAGTCCAAGACTTCCGACGGGCAGTTTTCTCTATAG